The genomic DNA AGAGAGAAGTCCATAGGAGTGCATTACAGAAGTGAAGATTGATCCTTTTTCTCATGGTATTCGCCGGCAATTTTGAGCAAGAAAGGGACACTCAAGTTGAGTATAAAAGCAGTTAGTGAGATTAAGAGTAAATCGGCACTTGTGATGAGTTTCATCGAGAGTGCTGCCATAGCAACTAAAAATGTTACTTCCGCTCTTCCTTGCATCGCAATCCCGATGAGAGATGCAGAATGCCATGGAAGCTTATTGATATAGTATGCCGTGAGTGCAGCAGCGACAAATTGTGCTGCAAATAAAACAAATGCTAAGATACAAGCGTTGAAAAGTACACTTAGCAGGAGTGAGAAACTTCCTATCTCCATCTGCAATCCAATACTGATAAAAAAGATTGGAGCGAAAAAATAGAGAGTTAAAAAACGAAACTTTTCAATAGCTTCATGAAAGACCTTATCCCCGTCATTTTGATTTTCAAAATGATCTTTATTGATAATTAAACCCATAAAATAAGCTCCCAATGCCACACTTGTAGCAAAATACTCTGCTATAAATGAACCTAAAAAAGCCAAAAATATCATGATTATGATAGCGGCATTGGTTTCTTGTTTACCTAAAAATTGGGTAGCTCCTAGATGTGAATAGATACTGTTTTTTGTTTTAGTAATGAGATTTAAAAATGTTCCGCTTTTTTTAAGAGATGTAGTCGGATTAAAGAGAAAAAATAGATAGGCGATAAGTACCATTACACCGCTAAAAAAGAGAAAATTTGAAAGAGGCGAAAGAGCTAACACTGCAATAGCTTCAAGTGAGATGCCAAGTGATGATGATGCTTGCAAAGAGACAAGAACGCCTCCAAGTACTCCCCATAAAATGAGTGAGAGCACATCATCCGTCAATGCGGCAGCTACAATGATGGGTTGAAGTTTTGCTTTGGCACTAAAGGAGAGCGTATTGAGAGTCAAAAATGCAATTCCTATGGAAGTAGGAGCGAACGCCATCGCAAAAACAATAGCCTTTATTGTATCGCCGCTGAAAAAATACTCTATCAAATAGATCATTAAGAAAGGTAAAATAACACCGGCTAGGGCTATTTTCCACCCTTTTTTTACCCCTTGTGCAAATCCTTCGAGGTTTTCCTCCAGACCAAGATAAAAAAATAAAAAGATAGTTCCTATAAAAGCAAATGTCTCAATCGTTGCCGAATGAGGCGAAAGGAGATGAAAATTTACTGCTATAAGCCCTCCGATAAGATAAAAAAGAACATCGGCAATCCCAGTTTTTTTGGAACCCCAAAGAGAGCCGATAATAATAATAAGCAGATAGAGCAATATATGGGTTGTAATCATTTCCATAAGTAAAAAGCCTTGATTTATGTAGTTAGATTATGACTTAAATAAGTTTATAGTATCCTTTTTAGCCTCTGCTTCTATTAAACAAAATAGATTCTTAATTTAAATTATTGTATTCTTTTATCATTGAAAGGATAAAATCCTTCTTAAAGCCATTTTTTGGCGCTTCAAAACACTATTTAAAGGTACCTATATGACAAATGTTAGCATTATAGTTTTAGATTTTGGCTCTCAATACACACAACTTATAGCACGCCGTTTGCGTGAAGATAAAATTTACTGTGAAATTCTTCCTTACCATACTAAAGTTGAAGATATAAAAGCAAAGAATCCGATGGGAGTTATTCTTAGCGGAGGTCCCTCTTCGGTTTACAACAAAGATGCATATGTTGTAGACCAAGGTGTTTATCAAATGGGGATTCCCGTGCTTGGTATCTGTTACGGTATGCAGAGAATTGCAGTGGATTTCGGCGGTAGCGTTATCCGTTCAAATCACCATGAGTACGGCAAAGCTGAACTAACGATAAATAATTACGAGAACGGTTGTTCACCTCTTTTAAAAGATTGCGATGACGGGCGAATTGTTTGGATGAGCCATAGTGATAAAGTAGATATACTTCCTGAGGGTTTTTCTCCGATTGCTACATCTGCAAATTCTCCTTATGCGGCTATTGCCGATGAGAAAAGACGCATATACGCAATGCAGTATCATCCGGAGGTTCAACACTCCGAAGAGGGTTATCTGATGCTTCGCAACTTCGCTAGAAATATCTGCGGAGTTACAGAGAAGTGGAAGATGGAGCACTTCTTAAAAGAGCAGATTAAAATTATTCGCGAAAAGGTAGGAACGGGAAAAGTTCTTTGCGGACTAAGCGGCGGAGTTGACAGCTCAGTCGTTGCGGCTATGCTTTATGAAGCAATCGGCAATCAGCTTGTACCTGTTTTTGTAGATAACGGACTGCTTAGAAAAGGCGAGAGAGAGCAGGTTGAAGAAGTTTTTAAAATCAATCTAAAAGTTCCGTTGGTCGTTGTTGATGCCAGAGAGAGTTTTTTAAGCAAGCTTGCGGGTGTAAAAGATCCTGAGAAAAAACGAAAAATTATCGGACATACATTTATAGAAGAGTTTGAAAAAGAGGCTAAAAAGCATGACGGCATCAAGTTTTTAGCTCAAGGTACGCTTTACCCTGATGTTATAGAGTCTGTTTCTGTTAATGGTCCATCAGAAGTAATCAAGTCACACCACAATGTCGGCGGATTGCCTGATTGGATGGATTTTGAGCTAATCGAGCCGCTTCGTGAGCTCTTTAAAGATGAAGTCCGCAAAATCGGTTTAGAGCTTGGACTTCCGGAGTCGATGATAAACCGCCATCCATTCCCTGGACCGGGTTTGGCAATTAGAATTATGGGTGATGTGAACGAAGCGGATTTAACGCTGCTTAGAGAAGCTGATGTCATTTTGCTGGATGAGTTAAAAGCAAGCGGGTATTATGCAAAAACTTGGCAGGCATTTGCAGTTCTGCTTAATGTAAAATCAGTCGGCGTTATGGGTGATAACCGTACTTATGACAACACGGTTTGTGTAAGAGTCGTTGAAGCGGTTGACGGAATGACGGCAACATTTGCTCATCTCCCGCATGACCTTTTAGAGAGAATAAGCAGAAGAATTATCAACGAAGTTGACGGTATTAACCGCGTTGTTTACGATATCTCTTCAAAACCGCCCGCTACTATTGAATGGGAATAGATTTTTTTATGCCAAAAAAAATCTACCTTTTCGCCACTTCTAAAAGCGAACATGCTATAAATGTAAAATCTTTAGATGTCAGGTTTTTAAAGCCCGACATTAATTTTTCTAAATATGACTACCTTATTATCACATCAAAGCAGACAGTAAAAGCATTAGAACAGTATGATAAAAAAGATTTTTTAGATATTGCCGCACTTTGCGTATCGGTTAAGACGGCAAATGCATATAAAGAGTTCGGCGGTAAAATTTTAGCTATCGGTGACGGTTACGGCGATAATCTTGTAAAAAATATAAAAGAGTTCTCAAAAGATACCAAATGGCTCTATCTTAGAGCAGAACTTATAGCTTCCGATTTTGTTCAAAGAAGCAAAGACGAAGGCTATCTTATAGATGAAGAGATTTTATATGTGAGCGAGTGTTCACAAGAAATTTTAGATGTAAGAGTGGATGATGATTCTACCCTTATTTTTACATCTCCCTCATCAATAGAGTGCTTTTTGAAGAATAATTCCATTCATCCCGATGCCAAAGTGATAGTAATCGGTAAAACAACGGCTAATCTTTTACCTGAGGGGATAAAATATATTATTAGCAAAAACACCTCTATAGAGAGCTGTATCGAGTCGGCTTTAGAAAAGTAGTAGAATTCTTGCAGAACTTGGATCCTGAATCAAGTTCAGGATGACGAAAGCTCAAACATCTCGTCATTGACAAACTTGTACCACAAAGGTATTTCCTTTGCTCATTTGGAATCTTATTTTTTAGTTCTGCAAAACTATAGTAGCAATTTACAAATAAAATCAAGAAATATTTTTGTATAATAGTAATAACAGTCTGGGTGGTTCGATATATCGCACAATGAGGGTTCTACATTTTCACATAGCGAACTAGTAGGATTTTCGTGTGCCGGTGCTATCGTTTGAGATATGTTGACTCTGTCGAGATAATGCCGCCGTTAGAGAATTCTCTCTTCGCCCAAATACGGCTTTTTAGAACCAAGCCAAATGCGAGACGGCTACTCGGGCTGCTTTATAAAGATATCTGCTTAGTTTATTTTTGATAGATTGAGTAGATATTTTTTAATTAATTTACGGAGTGTTAATGAAAATTTTAATTTTAGGCAACGGCGGCAGAGAGTATTCAATCGGTCGTGCGATTTTAAACGAAAAAGAGGCGCATGAGCTTTTTTTTATGCCCGGAAACGGCGCAACAAGCAATTTGGGAACAAATTTAAATATCAAAGATTATAACGAATTGGCAGAGTTTGCCAAAAGCAATGATATTGAACTAACGATAGTAGGACCTGAGGCTCCGCTTGTAGAGGGTGTCGTCGATATTTTTAAAGCGCACGGACTTACAATATTCGGACCTAGTAAAAATGCTGCACGGTTAGAGGGTTCAAAAGTCTATATGAAAAACTTTTTGGCAAAATATAATATCCCGACAGCGCGCTATATAGAGACTTCTTCTATAGAGGATGCGTTTAAATTTACGGATAAACTCACTGCTCCTATAGTCGTAAAAGCGGACGGTCTTTGCGGCGGGAAGGGTGTTATTATTGCGCAGAGCCACGATGAAGCAAAAATCGCAATTTCCGAGATGTTAAGCGGAAAAAGCTTTGGCGATGCCGGACTAAAAGTTATCGTAGAGGAGTTTTTAGACGGTTACGAGCTCTCTATGTTTGCAGTATGTGACGGTGAGGACTATATACTCCTTCCGGCTGCGCAAGACCATAAAAGATTAATGGATAACGATCAAGGACCAAATACGGGCGGAATGGGTGCATACGCTCCGACACCTTTGGTTGATGAAGCGCTTTATCAAAAAGTCAGAGAGAGAATCATCCGCCCGACGCTAGACGGCATGAAAAAAGAGGGTGCTCCTTTTGAGGGTGTGCTTTTTATCGGTATTATGGTAGTAAATGGCGAGCCGATTACTTTAGAGTTTAATGTTCGTTTCGGAGATCCTGAGTGTGAAATACTTATGCCGCTTATGACTTCAAGCGTTAGCGATATGTTTTACAAGGCTGCTACAAATAGACTCGGCGAGATAAAAGTAGAATTTTCTAAAGAGTTTGCAGTAGGCGTAGTTATGGCGAGTGCAAATTATCCGTACTCAAGTTCAACACCGGCAGAGATAATCTTAGATAAAGTTTATCATGAAGAGGTAGAAAAATATACGCATATCTCTTATGCGGGTGTGAGTATGATTGATGGTAAACTTTATGCGGACGGCGGCAGAGTTTTGGTCTGTGTCGGGATAGGCAACAGCATAAAAGAGGCAAGAGACAGAGCATATATGAGATGCGGACAAGTCCATTTTGCAGGTAAAAAACTGCGAACGGATATAGCTTATCAAGCATTGTAAAAAGAAGTAAAGTGAACGAAGAGACTCAAAATATCCTTCATCGTGAGGGAATGACATTAGCAACGATTAAAAAGAGAAGTATGGCTTTTTTTATAGACGAGATGCTACTCTCTTTTTTGCTTATTATAGCGCTGGGAGACTCTTTTTTTGAAGCGAAAACGGTTGAAGAGATGATTTTGCTTACAAATACATTTGTTTTAGAATATATGGCTATAAAAATTGTTTACCAAGCTTTTTTTGTTATGCAGTATGGCGCAACTTTAGGCAAAATTGCTATGAAAATAAGAGTGATAGATGCAAAAACTCTACAAACACCGAATGTTGTTGTTTCTCTCAATCGTTCATTTGTCCGTATACTAAGCGAGATGTTGTTTTATCTTGGATTTTTATGGGGTGTTATGGATCCCGATAGGCAAACTTGGCATGATAAAAGCGCCAAAACTTTGGTTATAGATGCTTAAGTTATTTATATTTTTAATTATATTTGCCGTGCATGCAGCAGGTGATAATAGAGTTGAAATATATGCAACAAAAATGGATACAAAAGATAATATTATTACCGCCGATGAAGAGGTGGTTATAGTATATCAAGACTATTATTTAAGTGCAAAACGAGCGATATACGATAGAAACAGCGGTGAATTAGAGCTTTTTGAAAATATTCGTGCTTCTCAGGGAGCGAATATTAAACTGCTCGGAGAGTATGCTAAATTAAATATAGCCGAGAAAGAGAGAACATTTAAACCGTTTTATATGTTAGAGAAAAAATCAGATGTCTGGCTAAGCGGTACCAAAGGTTATGCAAAAGATACGGATGTAAATGTAAAATCCGGTGTTATGAGCGGGTGCGATTCAAATAATCCGCTTTGGAAAATGGAGTTTACATCATCGGACTATGATACGGATACAATGTGGTTAAGTCTCTATAATGCAAGAATTTATATATATGACATTCTTGTTTTTTATACTCCTTATTTTGGGTACTCTTTAGATACGACTAGACGAACGGGTCTTTTGCCTCCGATGGTCGGACTCTCTAGCAAAGAGGGTTTTTTTTATGAACAATCACTCTACATAGCTGAACAAAATTGGTGGGATTTAGAGCTAAGACCACAGCTTAGAACTAATCGCGGTTCGGGTTTATACTCTACATTTAGATTTGTGGATAGTGAAATTTCAAAGGGTTCTTTAACCGCCGGTTATTTTAAAGAAAAAGAGGAGTACTTTCTTGAAAATAAGTTAGGAAATCAAGAACATTACGGTTTTAAGTTTCTCTATGAAAACAGCGATGTCATAAATCAGTGGTTTAATACAAATTTTAAGGGTCAATCAGGTTTATATATGGACATTGTCAATATGAACGATGTTGATTATATTAACCTCTCTTCAAATGATACGACAAAAAATGCTACGGCAACACAGTTGCTCTCAAGAATAAATCTTTTTTATAATACAGACAATGACTATTTCGGGGCATATTTTAAGCATTATAAAGATTTAACACTGGAGAGCAACGAAAAAACTCTTCAAAATCTTCCGGCGCTCCACTATCATAGATATCTTGATACACTGCTTGATAATCATTTGTTGTATAGTACGGATATAAAGAGTAACAATTACTATAGAAGTGTCGGCAAAAGTGCCGTTCAAACCGATTTAAATATTCCGCTGACTCTTCAAACATCACTTTTTGACGAGTCTGTAAATATTGCGTATAAAACGAATTTATATGTGCAACACACAAGTTTTAAAGGTGAAGAAGAGAGCCTTCGGGTACCGGCGGGAGAGTATGACAGCGGTGTTTTTGCAAGAAACTATCACGCCGTATCGGCATCATCACAACTAACTCGTGCCTTTGATGAAGTTACACATGTTATTGATTTCGGTACACAGTATCAAGTAGCAGGTACCGAGTTCGATGACGGATATTATAAAAAACAAAAAAACTACTGTTCTAAATCTATTAATAGATTTGACCCGATATGTGAATTTTATAACATTAAAGATATTGAAGAGAATTTACAGCTCTATTTTTCACACTATCTGCATGATATTTCAGGAAAACAGCTGTTTTACCATAGACTCTCACAAAATATCATATACAAGGAGACCGGTGGGCAAACGAGCGAACTTGAAAATGAGTTAGACTATCAGATAAGCAATCATTTAAATTTTTATAACAATATGTTTTATAACTATGATGAGAACGGTTTTTCTAAAAATTTCAATAAAATAGCATACATGGATGATAGTTTTAATATTGGTTTAGCTCATATGTATAAAAACAGTTTTGTCGATATAGAGCCCCAAATTAGTTATATGACATCAAGTATAAGATATAGTTATAACAAAAACTACTCTTACAGCTTCAGATATGATTATGATTTAGAGAGAAAAGACAAAAAAGGTTTTGAAATTGGATTTTTATACCAAAAGAAGTGTTGGGATTTTGGACTTACATATCTTGAAAATAATAGACCGATTCTTAATCTCCATGGCGAGTCTGATTCAATATATGACAGATATATTTACATAACGATAAGACTCAAACCGATAATGGCGCCTGACAGTAGATTGTCAGGTTTCGTATATAGACTTCCTGATAAATCAGAAGTAAAATAAGAGGAAAAAAATAATGAAGTATGATATTAAAGTAGATTTGAAAAATAGATGTGAAGAGTATTCATTTGGCGAAGTTGCAAAGCAGGCGAACGGCTCGGCTTGGGTAAAAAGCGGCAATACAGTTATATTGGCAACGGTTGTAATAGATGAGACGGAAATAGTAAAAGACGATTTTCTTCCCTTAACGGTTCAGTATATTGAAAAAACATATGCAGCAGGCAAAATCCCGGGCGGATTTTTTAAGCGCGAAACAAAACCGAGTGATTTTGAAACTTTAACTTCTCGCATAGTCGACCGTTCTCTTCGCCCGCTTTTTCCAAAAGGGTTTGGATATCCGACACAGATTACAATCATGACATTTAGCGTGGACAAAGAGTCTGATTTGCAAGTTTTGGCACTAAGTGCTGCTTCTGCAGCTCTATTTGTGAGCAATATTGATATAAATACATCGGTATCAGCAGTAAGAGCCGCAAAAGTCGACGGAGAACTTATATTAAATCCGACTCTCTCACAGTTAAACAGTTCTACTTTGGATCTATATCTATCCGGTACAAAAGATGATCTTCTGATGATTGAAATGAGAAGTATGGGAGGAGAAAAAGTAGATAGCAGTTTGGTTATCGATCCTTTGATGGATCCGACGGTGAGCGCTCCGATTATAACAATGCATGTATCAAATGCAGTGAATGAAGATGAATTGATAAGTATCTTTGAAAAAACCCAGCAGCTGCTTTTTGAAAATAATGCTAAATATGAAGAGTCGTTTTTTGCATTTAAAAAAGAGACAATGGAGATGGAGTGCAAAGCACATGTTATAAATGAAGAGATGGTTGGTTATGTACGAGAGCACCACTTTTTAGACATAAAATCTGCAATGAACCAAATGGCAAAATCAGAGCGATCAACGGCACTTAGACAACTCAGAAAGAAGATAATGCTAAACAAAGAGCATTGGGATGAAGTTGAGTTAAAAGATGCTATTGAAAAAGTAAAAAGAGAGCAGGTAAGAACACAAATTTTAAATGAGAGAGTTAGAGCTGACGGCAGAGCATTAAATGAGATTAGACCGATATCAATCAGTACAAATCTACTTCCAAGTGCGCACTCATCTTGTCTTTTCACCCGCGGACAGACTCAAGCATTGGTTGTTCTTACAATGGGCGGACCAAAAGATGCGCAAATGTTTGAAAATTTAACGGATGAGGGAACTCAAAATGAGAACTTTATGGTTCATTATAATTTCCCCGGATTTAGTGTAGGTGAAGCTTCTCCGATTATGGGAACAAAAAGAAGAGAACTGGGACACGGAAATCTTGCAAAAAGAGCACTGGAACCGATAGTAAATCTTAACGGACAAACGGTTCGTTTAGTTTCTGAGATATTAGAGTCAAACGGCTCATCTTCAATGGCTACGGTTTGCGGAGGATATATGGCGCTTCGTGCAGCAGATATCGATACCAGCGATGTTGTTGCCGGAATTGCTATGGGTATGGTAAGTGACGGCGATAAGTATGCGATACTTTCAGATATTATGGGACTTGAAGACCATGACGGAGATTTGGATTTTAAAGTAACAGGCTCGAAAAATGGCATTACTGCTATGCAGATGGATATCAAGCTTGGCGGAATTAGTTTAAATGTTTTAAAAGAAGCACTTTATCAAGCTAAAGAGGGCAGGGCTCATATTATAGATATTATGGTTGAAGCCGAGAAAAAGATAGAGTTTAACGACGGTGTTTTACCGAGTACGGACTTTTTTCACATAAACCCGAGTTTTATCGGTGATATCATCGGTCAGGCGGGTAAGACTATTCGTGAAATAATCGAGAAGTTTGAAGTTGCAATCGATATAGATAAAAAAGACGGAAAAGTAAAAGTTACCGGAAAGAGCAAAAGCGGTGTAAAAGCGGCAAGAGAGCATATTGAGGGAATTGCAAATACTCCAAAAGCTGCTAAGATAGAGTACAAAGTCGGCGACAAACATAAAGGCATAGTTAAAAAGATAGTTGATTTTGGAGCTTTTATAGAACTTCCCGACGGAACTGACGGGCTTATCCATATCTCTAAAATATCTGACCAAAGAGTAGATAAAGTAAGCGATGTGGTAAAAGAGGGCGATGAGATAGATGTTGAAATTTTAGAGTTTAAGGGTAACAAGATTTCGTTAGGTCGCGCGTAAATAGCGCTATCTATAGATTTCAACTAGTTTTTATCATTTTTTCTGTAAAATCCCAAATCAGATTTTAGTAGGGAAACTTTTGCATTTATGTAGAAGTTGCTATATTCATATAACGGATATGGTTACGCTAGCCGAAAAAGTTTGTAATAATTTTATTGGAGAAACTTATGAAAAAAATTCTTTTCTTAATGGTAGCTTTAGCTACTGCTGCTTTAGCTGCTGACGGTGAGGTTGCAAACCAAACTCTTAAAGCATACTCAATGATCGCTGCTGGTCTTGGTCTTGGTCTTGCTGCTCTTGGTGGAGCTATCGGTATGGGTCATACTGCTGCTGCAACAATCGCAGGAACTGCAAGAAACCCAGGTTTAGGTGCTAAACTTATGACTACTATGTTCATTGCTCTTGCGATGATCGAAGCTCAAGTTATTTACGCACTTGTAATTGCTCTTATAGCACTTTACGCAAACCCATATTTAGGTTAATCATATCTAAATAGTTAAAGCACCTCTTGGGTGTTTTAACACAACCTCTTTAAATGTCTTATGCGACCGTGGTGGAACGGTAGACACACTACCTTGAGGTGGTAGCGCCCTACGGGTGTGGGAGTTCAAATCTCCCCGGTCGCACCATATTATTTGATAATAGTAATGTAATCCTCGCCTTTTGGCACCAAACATAAAAAACTG from Sulfurimonas sp. includes the following:
- a CDS encoding cation:proton antiporter, whose protein sequence is MEMITTHILLYLLIIIIGSLWGSKKTGIADVLFYLIGGLIAVNFHLLSPHSATIETFAFIGTIFLFFYLGLEENLEGFAQGVKKGWKIALAGVILPFLMIYLIEYFFSGDTIKAIVFAMAFAPTSIGIAFLTLNTLSFSAKAKLQPIIVAAALTDDVLSLILWGVLGGVLVSLQASSSLGISLEAIAVLALSPLSNFLFFSGVMVLIAYLFFLFNPTTSLKKSGTFLNLITKTKNSIYSHLGATQFLGKQETNAAIIIMIFLAFLGSFIAEYFATSVALGAYFMGLIINKDHFENQNDGDKVFHEAIEKFRFLTLYFFAPIFFISIGLQMEIGSFSLLLSVLFNACILAFVLFAAQFVAAALTAYYINKLPWHSASLIGIAMQGRAEVTFLVAMAALSMKLITSADLLLISLTAFILNLSVPFLLKIAGEYHEKKDQSSLL
- the guaA gene encoding glutamine-hydrolyzing GMP synthase, with the translated sequence MTNVSIIVLDFGSQYTQLIARRLREDKIYCEILPYHTKVEDIKAKNPMGVILSGGPSSVYNKDAYVVDQGVYQMGIPVLGICYGMQRIAVDFGGSVIRSNHHEYGKAELTINNYENGCSPLLKDCDDGRIVWMSHSDKVDILPEGFSPIATSANSPYAAIADEKRRIYAMQYHPEVQHSEEGYLMLRNFARNICGVTEKWKMEHFLKEQIKIIREKVGTGKVLCGLSGGVDSSVVAAMLYEAIGNQLVPVFVDNGLLRKGEREQVEEVFKINLKVPLVVVDARESFLSKLAGVKDPEKKRKIIGHTFIEEFEKEAKKHDGIKFLAQGTLYPDVIESVSVNGPSEVIKSHHNVGGLPDWMDFELIEPLRELFKDEVRKIGLELGLPESMINRHPFPGPGLAIRIMGDVNEADLTLLREADVILLDELKASGYYAKTWQAFAVLLNVKSVGVMGDNRTYDNTVCVRVVEAVDGMTATFAHLPHDLLERISRRIINEVDGINRVVYDISSKPPATIEWE
- a CDS encoding uroporphyrinogen-III synthase yields the protein MPKKIYLFATSKSEHAINVKSLDVRFLKPDINFSKYDYLIITSKQTVKALEQYDKKDFLDIAALCVSVKTANAYKEFGGKILAIGDGYGDNLVKNIKEFSKDTKWLYLRAELIASDFVQRSKDEGYLIDEEILYVSECSQEILDVRVDDDSTLIFTSPSSIECFLKNNSIHPDAKVIVIGKTTANLLPEGIKYIISKNTSIESCIESALEK
- the purD gene encoding phosphoribosylamine--glycine ligase — protein: MKILILGNGGREYSIGRAILNEKEAHELFFMPGNGATSNLGTNLNIKDYNELAEFAKSNDIELTIVGPEAPLVEGVVDIFKAHGLTIFGPSKNAARLEGSKVYMKNFLAKYNIPTARYIETSSIEDAFKFTDKLTAPIVVKADGLCGGKGVIIAQSHDEAKIAISEMLSGKSFGDAGLKVIVEEFLDGYELSMFAVCDGEDYILLPAAQDHKRLMDNDQGPNTGGMGAYAPTPLVDEALYQKVRERIIRPTLDGMKKEGAPFEGVLFIGIMVVNGEPITLEFNVRFGDPECEILMPLMTSSVSDMFYKAATNRLGEIKVEFSKEFAVGVVMASANYPYSSSTPAEIILDKVYHEEVEKYTHISYAGVSMIDGKLYADGGRVLVCVGIGNSIKEARDRAYMRCGQVHFAGKKLRTDIAYQAL
- a CDS encoding RDD family protein; the protein is MNEETQNILHREGMTLATIKKRSMAFFIDEMLLSFLLIIALGDSFFEAKTVEEMILLTNTFVLEYMAIKIVYQAFFVMQYGATLGKIAMKIRVIDAKTLQTPNVVVSLNRSFVRILSEMLFYLGFLWGVMDPDRQTWHDKSAKTLVIDA
- a CDS encoding LPS-assembly protein LptD, whose translation is MLKLFIFLIIFAVHAAGDNRVEIYATKMDTKDNIITADEEVVIVYQDYYLSAKRAIYDRNSGELELFENIRASQGANIKLLGEYAKLNIAEKERTFKPFYMLEKKSDVWLSGTKGYAKDTDVNVKSGVMSGCDSNNPLWKMEFTSSDYDTDTMWLSLYNARIYIYDILVFYTPYFGYSLDTTRRTGLLPPMVGLSSKEGFFYEQSLYIAEQNWWDLELRPQLRTNRGSGLYSTFRFVDSEISKGSLTAGYFKEKEEYFLENKLGNQEHYGFKFLYENSDVINQWFNTNFKGQSGLYMDIVNMNDVDYINLSSNDTTKNATATQLLSRINLFYNTDNDYFGAYFKHYKDLTLESNEKTLQNLPALHYHRYLDTLLDNHLLYSTDIKSNNYYRSVGKSAVQTDLNIPLTLQTSLFDESVNIAYKTNLYVQHTSFKGEEESLRVPAGEYDSGVFARNYHAVSASSQLTRAFDEVTHVIDFGTQYQVAGTEFDDGYYKKQKNYCSKSINRFDPICEFYNIKDIEENLQLYFSHYLHDISGKQLFYHRLSQNIIYKETGGQTSELENELDYQISNHLNFYNNMFYNYDENGFSKNFNKIAYMDDSFNIGLAHMYKNSFVDIEPQISYMTSSIRYSYNKNYSYSFRYDYDLERKDKKGFEIGFLYQKKCWDFGLTYLENNRPILNLHGESDSIYDRYIYITIRLKPIMAPDSRLSGFVYRLPDKSEVK
- a CDS encoding polyribonucleotide nucleotidyltransferase; the protein is MKYDIKVDLKNRCEEYSFGEVAKQANGSAWVKSGNTVILATVVIDETEIVKDDFLPLTVQYIEKTYAAGKIPGGFFKRETKPSDFETLTSRIVDRSLRPLFPKGFGYPTQITIMTFSVDKESDLQVLALSAASAALFVSNIDINTSVSAVRAAKVDGELILNPTLSQLNSSTLDLYLSGTKDDLLMIEMRSMGGEKVDSSLVIDPLMDPTVSAPIITMHVSNAVNEDELISIFEKTQQLLFENNAKYEESFFAFKKETMEMECKAHVINEEMVGYVREHHFLDIKSAMNQMAKSERSTALRQLRKKIMLNKEHWDEVELKDAIEKVKREQVRTQILNERVRADGRALNEIRPISISTNLLPSAHSSCLFTRGQTQALVVLTMGGPKDAQMFENLTDEGTQNENFMVHYNFPGFSVGEASPIMGTKRRELGHGNLAKRALEPIVNLNGQTVRLVSEILESNGSSSMATVCGGYMALRAADIDTSDVVAGIAMGMVSDGDKYAILSDIMGLEDHDGDLDFKVTGSKNGITAMQMDIKLGGISLNVLKEALYQAKEGRAHIIDIMVEAEKKIEFNDGVLPSTDFFHINPSFIGDIIGQAGKTIREIIEKFEVAIDIDKKDGKVKVTGKSKSGVKAAREHIEGIANTPKAAKIEYKVGDKHKGIVKKIVDFGAFIELPDGTDGLIHISKISDQRVDKVSDVVKEGDEIDVEILEFKGNKISLGRA
- a CDS encoding F0F1 ATP synthase subunit C, with product MKKILFLMVALATAALAADGEVANQTLKAYSMIAAGLGLGLAALGGAIGMGHTAAATIAGTARNPGLGAKLMTTMFIALAMIEAQVIYALVIALIALYANPYLG